In Palaemon carinicauda isolate YSFRI2023 chromosome 28, ASM3689809v2, whole genome shotgun sequence, a single genomic region encodes these proteins:
- the LOC137621836 gene encoding skin secretory protein xP2-like, translating into MALKESLAPKEALAPKEDPAPKEALAPKEDPAPKGTLAPKGTLASKESPTPKESPAPKVTPAPKETPSPRVPGSKSGPGSKSGPGSKSGPGSKSGPGSKSGPGSKRVPSSKRVPDPKRNPCSKRDPCSKRDPCSKRDPCSKRDPASKEYPSPKEALVPKEGLSPKEALAPKETLAPKESPAPKESPAPKETLGPKESPAPKFLAPKESAVPKESPAPKESPAQKESSAQKGPLLQKRLQLQKRPLLQKWPQLQKWPRLQNWPRLRKSPRLQKRLAPRETLAPKESLAPKETPAPKDSVSKRLNEDQTKE; encoded by the coding sequence ATGGCTCTAAAAGAGTCTCTGGCTCCAAAAGAGGCTCTGGCTCCAAAAGAGGATCCGGCTCCAAAAGAGGCTCTGGCTCCAAAAGAGGATCCGGCACCAAAAGGGACCCTAGCTCCTAAAGGGACCCTAGCTTCAAAAGAATCCCCTACTCCAAAAGAGTCCCCGGCTCCAAAGGTGACCCCGGCTCCAAAAGAGACTCCGTCTCCAAGAGTCCCCGGCTCCAAAAGTGGCCCCGGCTCCAAAAGTGGCCCCGGATCCAAAAGTGGCCCCGGATCCAAAAGTGGCCCCGGCTCCAAAAGTGGCCCCGGCTCCAAAAGAGTCCCCAGCTCCAAAAGAGTCCCCGACCCCAAAAGAAACCCCTGCTCCAAAAGAGACCCCTGCTCCAAAAGAGACCCCTGCTCCAAAAGAGACCCCTGCTCCAAAAGAGACCCTGCTTCCAAAGAGTACCCGTCTCCAAAAGAGGCTCTGGTTCCAAAAGAGGGTCTGTCTCCAAAAGAGGCTCTGGCTCCAAAAGAAACCCTGGCTCCAAAAGAATCCCCTGCTCCAAAAGAGTCCCCGGCTCCAAAAGAGACCCTGGGTCCAAAAGAATCCCCTGCTCCAAAGTTCCTGGCTCCAAAAGAGTCCGCGGTTCCAAAAGAGTCCCCGGCTCCAAAAGAGTCCCCGGCTCAAAAAGAGTCCTCGGCCCAAAAGGGACCTCTGCTCCAAAAGAGACTCCAGCTCCAAAAGAGACCCCTGCTCCAAAAGTGGCCCCAGCTCCAAAAGTGGCCTCGGCTCCAAAACTGGCCCCGGCTCCGAAAGAGTCCCCGGCTCCAAAAGAGACTGGCTCCAAGAGAGACACTGGCTCCAAAGGAATCCCTGGCTCCAAAAGAGACCCCGGCTCCAAAAGACTCCGTCTCCAAAAGACTTAATGAAGACCAAACGAAAGAGTAA